DNA from Microvirga ossetica:
ACACGGCGATGCCGCCGACGACGAAGGCAGCTCCGAGGACATGCAGCAGGTTCGTAGCCATGTAGAGCCAAGCGGAATGGCGTCCCACATGGCCGAGCCAGGAGTTCTCCAGGGTTGCGAGCAGATCGAGATACATCGCGCGCTTAACGCAATTCGTAGGTCGTTCCGCCGACGATGATGCGCTCGGCCCGCATTTCCGTCGCCACGCGTGTCGAGGGATAGCCTTCGATGCGCACCAATGTGCCGGGCTTGATCATCTCGGGATTCAGGCCCCGCGCATTCATGCGGAACGGAGGGGCGAGGACCGCGTCCCAGCTCTTGCCCTGGTAGGGCACGACCAGCGTCACGTGGGGATTTTCCCAGTCGGCCCGCTCGACATTGCTGGCGATGGTGATGAGTTTCGCCGCGTCGTAGCTCCCCCAGCCGTGATGGGCGAAGGCGACGCCGCCCGTCAGGAGGGCCGCGGAAATGCATAACCCGAACAGAGGATGCTTCATGACGATGGACCCCTGTATCCGTCGAGCTGAACCGGTTTCCAGAGTTGGCCGCAGGGGAGGGCGGCGTCAAGGCGTTCGGGCCTCCGCCGCGGCTCGATCATCGGATCGTGATGGT
Protein-coding regions in this window:
- a CDS encoding DUF6152 family protein; amino-acid sequence: MKHPLFGLCISAALLTGGVAFAHHGWGSYDAAKLITIASNVERADWENPHVTLVVPYQGKSWDAVLAPPFRMNARGLNPEMIKPGTLVRIEGYPSTRVATEMRAERIIVGGTTYELR